Proteins co-encoded in one Myripristis murdjan chromosome 4, fMyrMur1.1, whole genome shotgun sequence genomic window:
- the LOC115357834 gene encoding AP-1 complex subunit sigma-2 isoform X8 → MQFMLLFSRQGKLRLQKWYVPLSDKEKKKITRELVQTVLARKPKMCSFLEWRDLKIVYKRYASLYFCCAIEDQDNELITLEIIHRYVELLDKYFGSVCELDIIFNFEKAYFILDEFLLGGEAQETSKKNVLKAIEQADLLQEPRHEYFNVPVY, encoded by the exons ATGCAGTTCATGCTTCTATTCAGTCGACAAGGCAAGCTCAGGCTTCAGAAATGGTATGTGCCCTTGTCTGataaggagaaaaagaagatcACCCGGGAGCTGGTGCAGACAGTCCTGGCTCGAAAGCCCAAAATGTGCAGCTTTTTAGAGTGGCGAGACCTCAAGATTGTATACAAGAG ATATGCCAGCCTGTATTTCTGCTGTGCCATAGAGGACCAGGATAACGAGCTCATTACACTGGAGATCATCCACAGATACGTGGAGCTGCTGGATAAATACTTTGGCAGT GTTTGTGAGTTGGACattatttttaactttgaaaaGGCCTACTTCATCCTTGATGAATTCTTGCTGGGTGGAGAAGCTCAGGAGACGTCTAAAAAGAATGTATTGAAGGCCATTGAGCAGGCTGACCTGCTGCAGGAG CCCCGTCATGAGTACTTTAATGTGCCTGTGTACTGA
- the LOC115357708 gene encoding retinoschisin-like isoform X3 encodes MEVTARCVAVLSLLLLSHVLIAVRSQEEEEAVQEEELQEEDQQVIESWTRTVKACTCDCEAADSPTECPYHKPLGFEAGSVTTDQISCSNQEQYTGWYSSWIPNKARLNNQGFGCAWLSKFNDQYQWIQIDLKEVGIVSGILTQGRCDADEWITKYSIQYRTVETLNWIYYKDQTGNNRVFYGNSDRSSTVQNLLRPPIVARYIRLLPLGWHTRIAVRMELLMCMSKCT; translated from the exons atggaggtcACCGCtcgctgtgttgctgtgctgtcCCTCCTGCTCCTATCCCATG TCCTGATTGCCGTTCGCTCACAGGAG GAAGAAGAGGCCGTGCAGGAGgaagagctgcaggaggaggaccAGCAGGTCATTGAGTCATGGACCAGGACAGTCAAAGCATGCACCTGTGACTGTGAAGCTGCTGACTCACCCACAG AATGTCCCTATCACAAACCCCTGGGCTTTGAAGCTGGATCTGTGACAACAGACCAGATCAGCTGCTCCAATCAGGAACAGTACACCGGCTGGTACTCCTCCTGGATCCCCAACAAAGCTCGCCTTAACAACCAGGGCTTTGG GTGTGCATGGCTTTCCAAGTTCAATGACCAGTACCAGTGGATTCAGATTGACCTGAAAGAGGTGGGTATAGTGTCTGGCATCCTCACCCAGGGCCGCTGTGATGCCGACGAGTGGATTACAAAATATAGCATCCAGTACCGCACTGTTGAAACGCTCAACTGGATCTACTACAAGGACCAGACGGGCAACAACAGG GTGTTTTATGGGAACTCTGACCGATCCTCCACTGTGCAGAACCTGCTGCGCCCACCTATTGTGGCTCGCTACATCCGCCTGCTGCCTCTGGGGTGGCACACCCGCATCGCTGTGAGGATGGAGCTGCTCATGTGCATGAGCAAGTGTACCTGA
- the LOC115357834 gene encoding AP-1 complex subunit sigma-2 isoform X7, producing the protein MQFMLLFSRQGKLRLQKWYVPLSDKEKKKITRELVQTVLARKPKMCSFLEWRDLKIVYKRYASLYFCCAIEDQDNELITLEIIHRYVELLDKYFGSVCELDIIFNFEKAYFILDEFLLGGEAQETSKKNVLKAIEQADLLQEEAETPRSVLEEIGLT; encoded by the exons ATGCAGTTCATGCTTCTATTCAGTCGACAAGGCAAGCTCAGGCTTCAGAAATGGTATGTGCCCTTGTCTGataaggagaaaaagaagatcACCCGGGAGCTGGTGCAGACAGTCCTGGCTCGAAAGCCCAAAATGTGCAGCTTTTTAGAGTGGCGAGACCTCAAGATTGTATACAAGAG ATATGCCAGCCTGTATTTCTGCTGTGCCATAGAGGACCAGGATAACGAGCTCATTACACTGGAGATCATCCACAGATACGTGGAGCTGCTGGATAAATACTTTGGCAGT GTTTGTGAGTTGGACattatttttaactttgaaaaGGCCTACTTCATCCTTGATGAATTCTTGCTGGGTGGAGAAGCTCAGGAGACGTCTAAAAAGAATGTATTGAAGGCCATTGAGCAGGCTGACCTGCTGCAGGAG GAAGCAGAGACCCCACGCAGCGTGCTGGAGGAAATTGGCCTGACATAA
- the LOC115357708 gene encoding retinoschisin-like isoform X2: protein MEEEEAVQEEELQEEDQQVIESWTRTVKACTCDCEAADSPTGIPAAITPEPPTSLLPPSLQTHPMTCMPECPYHKPLGFEAGSVTTDQISCSNQEQYTGWYSSWIPNKARLNNQGFGCAWLSKFNDQYQWIQIDLKEVGIVSGILTQGRCDADEWITKYSIQYRTVETLNWIYYKDQTGNNRVFYGNSDRSSTVQNLLRPPIVARYIRLLPLGWHTRIAVRMELLMCMSKCT, encoded by the exons ATGG AGGAAGAAGAGGCCGTGCAGGAGgaagagctgcaggaggaggaccAGCAGGTCATTGAGTCATGGACCAGGACAGTCAAAGCATGCACCTGTGACTGTGAAGCTGCTGACTCACCCACAGGTATTCCTGCCGCCATTACTCCTGAGCCTCCAACCTCGCTGCTGCCCCCGTCGCTTCAGACTCACCCAATGACCTGCATGCCAG AATGTCCCTATCACAAACCCCTGGGCTTTGAAGCTGGATCTGTGACAACAGACCAGATCAGCTGCTCCAATCAGGAACAGTACACCGGCTGGTACTCCTCCTGGATCCCCAACAAAGCTCGCCTTAACAACCAGGGCTTTGG GTGTGCATGGCTTTCCAAGTTCAATGACCAGTACCAGTGGATTCAGATTGACCTGAAAGAGGTGGGTATAGTGTCTGGCATCCTCACCCAGGGCCGCTGTGATGCCGACGAGTGGATTACAAAATATAGCATCCAGTACCGCACTGTTGAAACGCTCAACTGGATCTACTACAAGGACCAGACGGGCAACAACAGG GTGTTTTATGGGAACTCTGACCGATCCTCCACTGTGCAGAACCTGCTGCGCCCACCTATTGTGGCTCGCTACATCCGCCTGCTGCCTCTGGGGTGGCACACCCGCATCGCTGTGAGGATGGAGCTGCTCATGTGCATGAGCAAGTGTACCTGA
- the LOC115357834 gene encoding AP-1 complex subunit sigma-2 isoform X2 codes for MQFMLLFSRQGKLRLQKWYVPLSDKEKKKITRELVQTVLARKPKMCSFLEWRDLKIVYKRYASLYFCCAIEDQDNELITLEIIHRYVELLDKYFGSVCELDIIFNFEKAYFILDEFLLGGEAQETSKKNVLKAIEQADLLQENIDFQMRLFAGNFGGKPNNPCCSIRSVALDVNSPPQGQQKQHPSNINTDFEVTGLLFSLISQPSCLK; via the exons ATGCAGTTCATGCTTCTATTCAGTCGACAAGGCAAGCTCAGGCTTCAGAAATGGTATGTGCCCTTGTCTGataaggagaaaaagaagatcACCCGGGAGCTGGTGCAGACAGTCCTGGCTCGAAAGCCCAAAATGTGCAGCTTTTTAGAGTGGCGAGACCTCAAGATTGTATACAAGAG ATATGCCAGCCTGTATTTCTGCTGTGCCATAGAGGACCAGGATAACGAGCTCATTACACTGGAGATCATCCACAGATACGTGGAGCTGCTGGATAAATACTTTGGCAGT GTTTGTGAGTTGGACattatttttaactttgaaaaGGCCTACTTCATCCTTGATGAATTCTTGCTGGGTGGAGAAGCTCAGGAGACGTCTAAAAAGAATGTATTGAAGGCCATTGAGCAGGCTGACCTGCTGCAGGAG AATATAGACTTTCAGATGCGCCTGTTTGCAGGTAACTTTGGTGGAAAGCCCAATAACCCTTGCTGTAGTATTAGATCAGTAGCCTTAGATGTAAACTCACCACCACAAGGCCAGCAGAAACAGCATCCCAGCAACATTAATACAGATTTTGAAGTTACTGGTTTGTTGTTCTCTCTCATATCGCAACCCTCATGTCTCAAATAA
- the LOC115357834 gene encoding AP-1 complex subunit sigma-2 isoform X3, whose protein sequence is MQFMLLFSRQGKLRLQKWYVPLSDKEKKKITRELVQTVLARKPKMCSFLEWRDLKIVYKRYASLYFCCAIEDQDNELITLEIIHRYVELLDKYFGSVCELDIIFNFEKAYFILDEFLLGGEAQETSKKNVLKAIEQADLLQEVCWSQIWPLNPLVFSRIRPNEDAKEAETPRSVLEEIGLT, encoded by the exons ATGCAGTTCATGCTTCTATTCAGTCGACAAGGCAAGCTCAGGCTTCAGAAATGGTATGTGCCCTTGTCTGataaggagaaaaagaagatcACCCGGGAGCTGGTGCAGACAGTCCTGGCTCGAAAGCCCAAAATGTGCAGCTTTTTAGAGTGGCGAGACCTCAAGATTGTATACAAGAG ATATGCCAGCCTGTATTTCTGCTGTGCCATAGAGGACCAGGATAACGAGCTCATTACACTGGAGATCATCCACAGATACGTGGAGCTGCTGGATAAATACTTTGGCAGT GTTTGTGAGTTGGACattatttttaactttgaaaaGGCCTACTTCATCCTTGATGAATTCTTGCTGGGTGGAGAAGCTCAGGAGACGTCTAAAAAGAATGTATTGAAGGCCATTGAGCAGGCTGACCTGCTGCAGGAG GTGTGCTGGTCCCAAATATGGCCTCTGAATCCTCTGGTCTTTTCCAGAATTAGGCCCAATGAG GATGCCAAA GAAGCAGAGACCCCACGCAGCGTGCTGGAGGAAATTGGCCTGACATAA
- the LOC115357708 gene encoding retinoschisin-like isoform X1 — MEVTARCVAVLSLLLLSHVLIAVRSQEEEEAVQEEELQEEDQQVIESWTRTVKACTCDCEAADSPTGIPAAITPEPPTSLLPPSLQTHPMTCMPECPYHKPLGFEAGSVTTDQISCSNQEQYTGWYSSWIPNKARLNNQGFGCAWLSKFNDQYQWIQIDLKEVGIVSGILTQGRCDADEWITKYSIQYRTVETLNWIYYKDQTGNNRVFYGNSDRSSTVQNLLRPPIVARYIRLLPLGWHTRIAVRMELLMCMSKCT, encoded by the exons atggaggtcACCGCtcgctgtgttgctgtgctgtcCCTCCTGCTCCTATCCCATG TCCTGATTGCCGTTCGCTCACAGGAG GAAGAAGAGGCCGTGCAGGAGgaagagctgcaggaggaggaccAGCAGGTCATTGAGTCATGGACCAGGACAGTCAAAGCATGCACCTGTGACTGTGAAGCTGCTGACTCACCCACAGGTATTCCTGCCGCCATTACTCCTGAGCCTCCAACCTCGCTGCTGCCCCCGTCGCTTCAGACTCACCCAATGACCTGCATGCCAG AATGTCCCTATCACAAACCCCTGGGCTTTGAAGCTGGATCTGTGACAACAGACCAGATCAGCTGCTCCAATCAGGAACAGTACACCGGCTGGTACTCCTCCTGGATCCCCAACAAAGCTCGCCTTAACAACCAGGGCTTTGG GTGTGCATGGCTTTCCAAGTTCAATGACCAGTACCAGTGGATTCAGATTGACCTGAAAGAGGTGGGTATAGTGTCTGGCATCCTCACCCAGGGCCGCTGTGATGCCGACGAGTGGATTACAAAATATAGCATCCAGTACCGCACTGTTGAAACGCTCAACTGGATCTACTACAAGGACCAGACGGGCAACAACAGG GTGTTTTATGGGAACTCTGACCGATCCTCCACTGTGCAGAACCTGCTGCGCCCACCTATTGTGGCTCGCTACATCCGCCTGCTGCCTCTGGGGTGGCACACCCGCATCGCTGTGAGGATGGAGCTGCTCATGTGCATGAGCAAGTGTACCTGA
- the LOC115357834 gene encoding AP-1 complex subunit sigma-2 isoform X1 yields the protein MQFMLLFSRQGKLRLQKWYVPLSDKEKKKITRELVQTVLARKPKMCSFLEWRDLKIVYKRYASLYFCCAIEDQDNELITLEIIHRYVELLDKYFGSVCELDIIFNFEKAYFILDEFLLGGEAQETSKKNVLKAIEQADLLQENIDFQMRLFAGCQRSRDPTQRAGGNWPDINMVFIISLPHTPSSASYSAVCSLYRLQTQPSSAHNPTQMMFLCICVPQLCLSFLLLF from the exons ATGCAGTTCATGCTTCTATTCAGTCGACAAGGCAAGCTCAGGCTTCAGAAATGGTATGTGCCCTTGTCTGataaggagaaaaagaagatcACCCGGGAGCTGGTGCAGACAGTCCTGGCTCGAAAGCCCAAAATGTGCAGCTTTTTAGAGTGGCGAGACCTCAAGATTGTATACAAGAG ATATGCCAGCCTGTATTTCTGCTGTGCCATAGAGGACCAGGATAACGAGCTCATTACACTGGAGATCATCCACAGATACGTGGAGCTGCTGGATAAATACTTTGGCAGT GTTTGTGAGTTGGACattatttttaactttgaaaaGGCCTACTTCATCCTTGATGAATTCTTGCTGGGTGGAGAAGCTCAGGAGACGTCTAAAAAGAATGTATTGAAGGCCATTGAGCAGGCTGACCTGCTGCAGGAG AATATAGACTTTCAGATGCGCCTGTTTGCAG GATGCCAAA GAAGCAGAGACCCCACGCAGCGTGCTGGAGGAAATTGGCCTGACATAAACATGGTCTTCATCATCTCTTTGCCACATACTCCCTCATCTGCCAGCTACTCTGCTGTATGTAGCCTATACCGACTCCAAACCCAACCCTCGAGCGCACACAATCCCACACAAATGATGTTCCTGTGCATCTGTGTTCCACAACTCTGCCTTTCTTTTCTACTTCTTTtctga
- the LOC115357834 gene encoding AP-1 complex subunit sigma-2 isoform X4, translating to MQFMLLFSRQGKLRLQKWYVPLSDKEKKKITRELVQTVLARKPKMCSFLEWRDLKIVYKRYASLYFCCAIEDQDNELITLEIIHRYVELLDKYFGSVCELDIIFNFEKAYFILDEFLLGGEAQETSKKNVLKAIEQADLLQEVCWSQIWPLNPLVFSRIRPNEPRHEYFNVPVY from the exons ATGCAGTTCATGCTTCTATTCAGTCGACAAGGCAAGCTCAGGCTTCAGAAATGGTATGTGCCCTTGTCTGataaggagaaaaagaagatcACCCGGGAGCTGGTGCAGACAGTCCTGGCTCGAAAGCCCAAAATGTGCAGCTTTTTAGAGTGGCGAGACCTCAAGATTGTATACAAGAG ATATGCCAGCCTGTATTTCTGCTGTGCCATAGAGGACCAGGATAACGAGCTCATTACACTGGAGATCATCCACAGATACGTGGAGCTGCTGGATAAATACTTTGGCAGT GTTTGTGAGTTGGACattatttttaactttgaaaaGGCCTACTTCATCCTTGATGAATTCTTGCTGGGTGGAGAAGCTCAGGAGACGTCTAAAAAGAATGTATTGAAGGCCATTGAGCAGGCTGACCTGCTGCAGGAG GTGTGCTGGTCCCAAATATGGCCTCTGAATCCTCTGGTCTTTTCCAGAATTAGGCCCAATGAG CCCCGTCATGAGTACTTTAATGTGCCTGTGTACTGA
- the LOC115357834 gene encoding AP-1 complex subunit sigma-2 isoform X6, with protein MQFMLLFSRQGKLRLQKWYVPLSDKEKKKITRELVQTVLARKPKMCSFLEWRDLKIVYKRYASLYFCCAIEDQDNELITLEIIHRYVELLDKYFGSVCELDIIFNFEKAYFILDEFLLGGEAQETSKKNVLKAIEQADLLQEDAKEAETPRSVLEEIGLT; from the exons ATGCAGTTCATGCTTCTATTCAGTCGACAAGGCAAGCTCAGGCTTCAGAAATGGTATGTGCCCTTGTCTGataaggagaaaaagaagatcACCCGGGAGCTGGTGCAGACAGTCCTGGCTCGAAAGCCCAAAATGTGCAGCTTTTTAGAGTGGCGAGACCTCAAGATTGTATACAAGAG ATATGCCAGCCTGTATTTCTGCTGTGCCATAGAGGACCAGGATAACGAGCTCATTACACTGGAGATCATCCACAGATACGTGGAGCTGCTGGATAAATACTTTGGCAGT GTTTGTGAGTTGGACattatttttaactttgaaaaGGCCTACTTCATCCTTGATGAATTCTTGCTGGGTGGAGAAGCTCAGGAGACGTCTAAAAAGAATGTATTGAAGGCCATTGAGCAGGCTGACCTGCTGCAGGAG GATGCCAAA GAAGCAGAGACCCCACGCAGCGTGCTGGAGGAAATTGGCCTGACATAA
- the LOC115357833 gene encoding synapse-associated protein 1: protein MLKNWGTWLGLDHGNDGVTQQGDSVDGNDTNSHEMNKKPAADGSEQTTVQSPPLVQKAKGFGGYIYNFASSASKKLSESLAETAQTIKKSVEEGKIDGIIDKTILGDFQKEQEKFVQEKNAKKTDAAVPPWVGYNEEETIQQQILALSADKRNFLRDPPAGVQFHFDFEQMYPIAMVMLEEDELLRRMRFHLVPKQVKEEVFWKNYFYRVSLIKQSAQLTALAAQQAAERREGEKNTPSPADAHQTEAVPWKTPPTVINAKSKPSEDEDGISTSPSVSEFVSDAFDSCKINKEDLRKEMEQLVLDKRGNPHTQEDETPDWERELQLELQEYEVVADSENHDDSWDKEIEELLQEDS from the exons ATGTTAAAGAACTGGGGCACATGGCTCGGTTTAGACCACGGGAATGATGGAGTTACACAGCAAGGCGACTCTGTTGATGGTAATGACACCAACAgtcatgaaatgaacaaaaagcCTGCTGCCGATGGCAGTGAGCAGACCACTGTGCAGTCCCCTCCACTTGTTCAGAAAGCAAAGGGTTTCGGTG GTTACATTTACAATTTTGCCAGCAGTGCCTCTAAGAAACTATCTGAGTCCCTTGCTGAGACAGCACAAACCATCAAGAAAAGTGTGGAAGAGGGAAAGATCGATGGCATCATTGATAAG aCCATTTTGGGTGATTTTCAGAAGGAGCAAGAAAAGTTTGTTcaggagaaaaatgcaaaaaagacag ATGCTGCTGTGCCACCATGGGTTGGTTATAATGAAGAGGAGACCATCCAGCAACAGATTTTAGCTCTCTCAGCG GACAAACGCAATTTTTTACGAGATCCCCCTGCTGGggtgcagtttcactttgactttgaaCAAATGTACCCAATCGCCATGGTGATGTTGGAGGAAGATGAACTCCTCAGGAGGATGCGGTTTCATCTAGTACCAAAACA GGTAAAGGAGGAAGTCTTCTGGAAGAATTACTTCTACCGTGTGTCCTTGATAAAACAGTCAGCTCAGCTCACAGCTCTGGCAGCCCAACAGGCtgctgagaggagggagggggagaaaaataCACCCAGTCCTGCAGATGCACATCAAACAG AAGCAGTTCCATGGAAAACTCCCCCTACCGTCATCAATGCCAAATCTAAGCCCAGTGAG GATGAAGATGGGATCTCCACGAGCCCAAGCGTGTCTGAATTTGTCAGCGATGCCTTTGACTCCTGTAAGATAAACAAGGAGGATCTGCGTAAAGAAATGGAGCAACTGGTTCTGGACAAGAGAGGAAATCCTCACACACAGGAGG ATGAGACCCCAGACTGGGAGAGGGAGTTGCAGCTGGAACTTCAGGAGTATGAGGTGGTGGCTGACAGCGAGAACCATGATGACAGCTGGGACAAGGAGAtcgaggagctgctgcaggaggacAGCTGA
- the LOC115357834 gene encoding AP-1 complex subunit sigma-2 isoform X5: protein MQFMLLFSRQGKLRLQKWYVPLSDKEKKKITRELVQTVLARKPKMCSFLEWRDLKIVYKRYASLYFCCAIEDQDNELITLEIIHRYVELLDKYFGSVCELDIIFNFEKAYFILDEFLLGGEAQETSKKNVLKAIEQADLLQENIDFQMRLFAGVLVPNMASESSGLFQN, encoded by the exons ATGCAGTTCATGCTTCTATTCAGTCGACAAGGCAAGCTCAGGCTTCAGAAATGGTATGTGCCCTTGTCTGataaggagaaaaagaagatcACCCGGGAGCTGGTGCAGACAGTCCTGGCTCGAAAGCCCAAAATGTGCAGCTTTTTAGAGTGGCGAGACCTCAAGATTGTATACAAGAG ATATGCCAGCCTGTATTTCTGCTGTGCCATAGAGGACCAGGATAACGAGCTCATTACACTGGAGATCATCCACAGATACGTGGAGCTGCTGGATAAATACTTTGGCAGT GTTTGTGAGTTGGACattatttttaactttgaaaaGGCCTACTTCATCCTTGATGAATTCTTGCTGGGTGGAGAAGCTCAGGAGACGTCTAAAAAGAATGTATTGAAGGCCATTGAGCAGGCTGACCTGCTGCAGGAG AATATAGACTTTCAGATGCGCCTGTTTGCAG GTGTGCTGGTCCCAAATATGGCCTCTGAATCCTCTGGTCTTTTCCAGAATTAG